A window from Frischella perrara encodes these proteins:
- a CDS encoding glutamate/aspartate ABC transporter substrate-binding protein, translated as MTKFKKSKTKLAILMLSLGMLGSIQSVANAEELTGTLAKIKDSGVIVVGHRESSIPFSYYDNNQNVIGYSQDYSNLIVDAVKKELNMPNLKVKYLPVSSKTRIQLLNNYTYDFECGSTTNNLERQKVVDFSNSIFIVGTRFLVKADSNINGIEDLKGKNVTTTAGTTSEIRLNQLNNRDKLKIRIITPKDHGDTFNALETGRAAAFLMDDALLAGERSRAVNPAEWKIVGEPLSYESYGCMIRKGDTQFKQLIDKVIADAQTSGKALESYNRWFTQPVPPNGANMELEISPKMVELFANPNDKALD; from the coding sequence ATGACTAAATTTAAAAAGTCAAAGACTAAACTGGCTATATTAATGTTATCATTGGGCATGCTTGGATCAATCCAATCAGTCGCTAATGCTGAAGAATTAACCGGGACACTAGCGAAGATTAAAGATAGCGGCGTAATTGTTGTCGGCCATCGTGAATCATCAATTCCTTTTTCTTATTATGATAATAATCAAAATGTAATTGGTTATTCGCAAGACTATTCAAATCTGATTGTTGATGCGGTTAAAAAAGAACTGAATATGCCTAATTTAAAAGTGAAATATTTACCCGTCTCTTCTAAAACGCGTATTCAATTATTAAATAACTATACCTACGATTTTGAGTGTGGTTCAACAACTAATAATCTTGAACGTCAAAAAGTCGTTGATTTTTCTAATTCAATTTTTATTGTTGGTACACGCTTTTTAGTAAAAGCTGATAGCAATATCAATGGAATTGAAGATCTTAAAGGTAAAAATGTAACGACAACTGCAGGAACAACTTCTGAAATTCGTCTGAATCAGCTTAATAATCGCGATAAATTGAAAATTAGGATTATTACACCTAAAGATCATGGTGATACATTTAACGCGCTTGAAACAGGTCGTGCTGCTGCGTTCCTAATGGATGACGCTTTACTGGCTGGTGAGCGTTCGCGTGCTGTTAATCCTGCTGAATGGAAAATTGTTGGCGAACCTCTTTCTTATGAATCTTATGGCTGTATGATAAGAAAAGGCGATACTCAATTTAAACAATTGATTGACAAAGTCATCGCAGATGCGCAAACTTCTGGCAAAGCTTTAGAATCATATAACCGTTGGTTTACACAACCTGTTCCACCTAATGGTGCAAATATGGAACTTGAAATTTCACCTAAAATGGTAGAGCTTTTTGCCAACCCTAACGACAAAGCATTAGATTAA
- the lnt gene encoding apolipoprotein N-acyltransferase, translated as MIKQVMIPRILAILLGAIAVFSYAPFHYSLLAFFSYTGLLLLIADKTIKQAAIIGLCWGIGYFSSGVHWVYISIKQYGELPTIIALLILALLILYLSIYPLIFSLLLRLFRKFAPAYSIKQLVFLAPVIWQFTEFLRGYILGGFSWLQFGYSQIDSPLKGLFPLIGIDGVNITFSCLCGLLAYLSYHLFCTIQNKKLTLAKMHFFNASIALLVVYFAPLLFSLTSWTHPDHSRQVNIALIQGNIAQSLKWNRTQLNQTLTTYYSLTNSVIKSNDIVIWPEAAITDLETEQQLYLKDIDHIARENNSSVAVGIIDLKYQQDNYDIYNSLIVLGDKKPYQYPTSNRYLKHHLVPFGEYIPLQSLLEPISSLLNIPMSSMSSGAKIQKPLIMQGLKFTTVICYEAILSDLVLENFNSDSDFILTVSNDAWFGDSIGPWQHLQMVQARALEFGRNVIRSTNNGITAFIDSHGNIIKQAPQFETTTLSMKLSPSQGLTPYATWGKLPYIILLGLLLSLFIIKIK; from the coding sequence ATGATTAAGCAAGTAATGATACCACGTATATTGGCTATTCTACTTGGTGCCATAGCCGTTTTTAGCTACGCTCCTTTTCATTATTCATTGCTTGCTTTCTTCTCTTATACCGGACTTTTACTATTAATTGCTGATAAAACCATAAAGCAAGCTGCTATAATTGGATTATGTTGGGGTATCGGCTACTTTAGTTCTGGAGTACATTGGGTATATATTAGCATTAAACAATATGGCGAATTACCTACCATCATCGCGTTATTGATATTAGCCTTACTTATTCTTTATTTGTCCATTTATCCTTTAATATTTAGCTTATTACTCAGATTATTTCGCAAATTTGCACCTGCTTATTCAATCAAACAATTGGTATTTTTAGCACCCGTAATTTGGCAATTTACTGAATTCTTACGTGGATATATTCTTGGTGGTTTTTCATGGTTGCAATTTGGCTATAGTCAAATTGATTCCCCCCTAAAAGGATTATTTCCACTAATAGGGATTGATGGTGTTAATATTACCTTCAGTTGTTTATGTGGTTTATTAGCGTATTTAAGCTATCATTTATTCTGCACTATTCAAAATAAAAAACTAACATTAGCTAAAATGCACTTTTTTAATGCATCAATTGCACTATTGGTAGTTTACTTTGCACCATTACTGTTCAGTTTAACCTCATGGACTCACCCAGATCATTCTCGTCAGGTTAATATTGCTTTAATTCAAGGTAATATTGCTCAATCATTAAAATGGAATCGGACACAGTTAAATCAAACACTCACAACCTATTATTCATTAACTAATTCTGTAATTAAATCAAATGATATCGTTATCTGGCCTGAAGCTGCTATAACCGATTTAGAAACTGAACAACAACTTTACCTTAAAGATATTGATCACATAGCAAGAGAGAATAATAGTTCCGTTGCCGTCGGTATCATTGATCTTAAATATCAACAAGATAATTATGATATATATAATAGTTTAATTGTTTTGGGAGACAAAAAACCTTATCAATATCCTACAAGTAACCGTTATCTGAAACACCATCTCGTGCCTTTTGGTGAATATATTCCTTTACAATCGTTGCTGGAACCTATATCAAGTTTACTCAATATTCCAATGTCGTCTATGTCTTCTGGAGCAAAAATTCAAAAGCCATTGATTATGCAAGGTCTTAAATTCACTACAGTAATTTGCTATGAAGCGATTTTGTCAGATTTAGTTTTAGAGAATTTCAATAGCGATAGTGATTTCATTTTAACAGTCTCTAATGATGCTTGGTTTGGTGATTCAATTGGACCATGGCAACATTTACAAATGGTACAGGCAAGAGCACTCGAATTTGGTAGAAACGTAATTCGAAGCACCAATAACGGCATAACAGCTTTCATTGATTCTCATGGCAATATTATTAAACAAGCACCACAATTTGAAACCACCACTCTAAGTATGAAATTATCTCCAAGCCAAGGGCTAACACCTTATGCAACATGGGGAAAATTACCTTATATAATATTATTAGGTTTACTGCTCTCTTTATTCATTATCAAAATAAAATAA